In Rattus norvegicus strain BN/NHsdMcwi chromosome 1, GRCr8, whole genome shotgun sequence, a genomic segment contains:
- the Rasgrp2 gene encoding RAS guanyl-releasing protein 2 isoform X3 produces MASTLDLDKGCTVEELLRGCIEAFDDSGKVRDPQLVRMFLMMHPWYIPSSQLASKLLHFYQQSRKDNSNSLQVKTCHLVRYWVSAFPAEFDLNPELAEQIKELKALLDQEGNRRHSSLIDIESVCVGAELRGHYACYTICA; encoded by the exons ATGGCGAGCACTCTGGACCTGGACAAGGGTTGCACCGTGGAGGAGCTGCTCCGTGGCTGTATCGAAGCCTTTG ATGACTCTGGAAAGGTGCGAGATCCACAGCTAGTGCGCATGTTTCTCATGATGCACCCCTGGTACATACCTTCCTCTCAGCTGGCTTCGAAACTGCTCCACTT CTATCAGCAATCCCGGAAGGACAACTCCAATTCCCTACAGGTGAAAACCTGTCACCTGGTCAG GTACTGGGTCTCAGCCTTCCCAGCAGAGTTCGACTTGAACCCAGAGCTGGCTGAACAGATCAAGGAGCTGAAGGCTCTGTTAGACCAAGAAGGAAACCGCAGGCACAGCAGCCTCATCGACATCGAGAGTGTGTGCGTGGGGGCGGAGCTCAGGGGGCACTACGCATGCTACACCATATGTGCTTAA